A stretch of the Cucurbita pepo subsp. pepo cultivar mu-cu-16 chromosome LG16, ASM280686v2, whole genome shotgun sequence genome encodes the following:
- the LOC111777728 gene encoding (-)-alpha-terpineol synthase-like, with translation MATSPRDDKCGRAQYDDEHESAQYDEKGVHGEHDTMGLRQLELVDQLERLGPSHHFKIEINHMSENMNEKFDKVVEKFKYELESSNNICEEKDEGILSFYEASFSNGRHALELLLHWRMPRLEVRWFIDLYRRKSELNPMLLDLVKLDFNIVQSTHQDDLKYVSR, from the exons atggctacttcccctagagatgataaGTGTGGACGCgcacagtatgatgatgagcACGAAAGTGCACAGTATGACGAGAAGGGTGTTCATGGGgagcatgacactatggg TTTGAGACAATTAGAGCTAGTGGACCAATTAGAAAGGCTAGGACCATCACATCACttcaaaatagaaataaatcaTATGTCCGagaatatgaatgaaaagTTCGATA AGGTGGTGGAGAAGTTTAAATATGAGTTAGAAAGttctaataatatttgtgAAGAGAAAGATGAAGGAATATTATCCTTCTACGAAGCTTCTTTTAGCAATGGAAG GCATGCTCTCGAACTCCTACTTCACTGGAGAATGCCAAGATTGGAGGTCAGATGGTTCATCGATTTGTATAGAAGAAAATC GGAACTAAATCCTATGTTGTTAGATTTGGTCAAGTTAGACTTCAATATTGTCCAATCCACACATCAAGATGACCTAAAATATGTCTCTAgataa